The Desmodus rotundus isolate HL8 chromosome 13, HLdesRot8A.1, whole genome shotgun sequence genome has a window encoding:
- the CHRNA6 gene encoding neuronal acetylcholine receptor subunit alpha-6: MLASKGQGSLHFGLCLWLCVFMPFFKDGAGCASEERLFRKLFSRYNQFIRPVENVSDPITVYFEVAITQLANVDEVNQIMETNLWLRHIWNDYKLRWDPVEFDGIETLRVPADTIWKPDIVLYNNAVGDFQVEGKTKALLKYDGTVTWTPPAIFKSSCPMDITFFPFDHQNCSLKFGSWTYDKAKIDLLIIGSKVDMNDFWENSEWEIVDASGYKHDIKYNCCEEIYTDITYSFYIRRLPMFYTINLIIPCLFISFLTVLVFYLPSDCGEKVTLCISVLLSLTVFLLVITETIPSTSLVIPLVGEYLLFTMIFVTLSIVVTVFVLNIHYRTPTTHTMPTWVRTVFLQRLPQILMMRRPLDKTRKTSSDKNPKSISSKPTKVKFDNHREPKLLRECCHCHKSHRLATSKRRLSRQPLQWMTENSEHSPEVQDVINSVQFIAENMKNQNETKEVEDDWKYVAMVVDRVFLWIFIIVCVFGTAGLFLQPLLGSTGKS, encoded by the exons ATGCTGGCCAGCAAGGGTCAGGGAAGCCTTCACTTTGGGCTGTGCCTCTGGTTGTGTGTATTCATGCCTTTCTTTAAAG ACGGCGCCGGCTGTGCGTCTGAGGAGAGACTCTTCCGCAAACTGTTTTCTCGTTACAACCAGTTCATCAGGCCCGTGGAAAACGTTTCGGATCCCATCACGGTGTACTTCGAAGTGGCCATCACACAACTGGCCAACGTG GATGAAGTAAACCAGATCATGGAAACCAATCTGTGGCTACGTCAC ATCTGGAATGATTATAAATTGCGCTGGGACCCTGTGGAGTTCGATGGCATCGAGACTCTCCGTGTCCCTGCAGATACGATCTGGAAGCCCGACATTGTCCTCTACAACAA TGCCGTGGGCGACTTCCAAGTCGAAGGCAAGACAAAAGCTCTTCTTAAGTACGATGGCACCGTTACCTGGACTCCACCAGCCATTTTTAAGAGCTCCTGTCCTATGGATATCACGTTTTTCCCTTTCGATCATCAAAATTGTTCCCTGAAATTTGGTTCCTGGACATATGACAAAGCTAAAATTGATCTTCTAATCATTGGATCTAAAGTGGACATGAATGATTTTTGGGAAAACAGCGAATGGGAAATTGTTGATGCTTCGGGCTACAAGCATGACATAAAATACAACTGTTGTGAAGAGATATACACAGATATAACCTATTCTTTTTACATTAGAAGGTTGCCGATGTTTTACACCATCAATCTGATTATCCCCTGcctctttatttcatttctaactGTGCTGGTCTTTTACCTTCCTTCTGACTGCGGTGAAAAAGTGACACTTTGCATCTCGGTTCTGCTTTCTCTGACTGTGTTTTTGCTGGTCATCACAGAAACCATTCCGTCCACATCGCTTGTGATCCCACTGGTGGGTGAGTACCTACTGTTCACCATGATCTTTGTCACACTGTCCATCGTGGTGACTGTGTTTGTGCTGAACATACACTATCGCACCCCGACCACACACACCATGCCCACGTGGGTGAGGACGGTTTTCCTCCAGCGGCTGCCCCAGATCCTGATGATGAGGAGGCCTCTGGACAAGACGAGGAAGACCAGCTCTGATAAAAACCCCAAAAGCATTTCCAGCAAGCCTACCAAAGTCAAGTTTGATAATCACAGAGAACCCAAACTTCTCAGAGAATGCTGCCACTGCCATAAATCACATCGGCTCGCCACCAGCAAGAGAAGATTGAGTCGTCAGCCTTTACAATGGATGACAGAAAATTCGGAGCACTCACCTGAAGTCCAAGATGTGATTAATAGTGTTCAATTCATAGCAGAAAACATGAAGAACCAAAATGAAACGAAGGAG GTAGAAGATGACTGGAAATATGTGGCCATGGTGGTGGACAGAGTATTTCTTTGGATATTCATCATTGTCTGTGTGTTTGGAACTGCAGGGCTATTTCTACAGCCCCTGCTGGGGAGCACAGGGAAATCCTAA